One window of the Pradoshia eiseniae genome contains the following:
- a CDS encoding MFS transporter — MNAHRWMSTQFFSFYITWGIFLPYWTGWMVDAKGLTISEASLIMSLGLVARGLSPISIYPYLSNKFSSKALLNGAGIATVIAILCYIPASSFTSLLIVTLGINLVYPILMPALDSAAGVLAQNRLLTNYGRSRQWGSIGFVVAGMILTLFTGKFGDEVILWALLLGTILLVCLGFMQAPSVLSKKPQASSSQKKGMLHLFKIKHFALVLIIVIFLQAAHATYYNYGYLYLQEIQAPKYLIGLIINIAVLAEIAFFSVADRKFNRFSVGSLLAMASLGSTIRWVLIFAVPNVLVFSIAQILHAFSFAMAHYAFMKYLIKNIPASQVPGAQGMYSALAMSWSAAVFTIFGGYLYEIEPRFAFLGMIVCTIPAMLLSLYYRKLEH; from the coding sequence ATGAATGCACATCGTTGGATGAGCACACAATTTTTTAGTTTCTATATAACTTGGGGTATTTTTCTCCCCTATTGGACAGGATGGATGGTTGATGCAAAAGGCCTTACGATTTCAGAAGCTAGTTTGATCATGAGCTTAGGCCTTGTAGCAAGAGGACTTTCACCTATATCTATCTATCCTTATTTATCTAACAAATTCAGCAGTAAAGCACTGCTCAATGGGGCAGGAATCGCCACCGTCATTGCGATTTTATGCTATATCCCGGCCAGTTCCTTTACTAGCTTACTGATTGTCACACTAGGGATTAACCTTGTCTATCCTATATTGATGCCAGCTTTAGATAGCGCTGCGGGCGTCCTAGCCCAAAACAGGCTATTAACTAATTACGGAAGAAGCCGTCAATGGGGCTCAATCGGTTTCGTTGTAGCCGGTATGATTCTGACCCTCTTTACAGGTAAGTTTGGTGATGAAGTCATTTTATGGGCACTTTTGCTTGGTACCATCTTGCTGGTTTGCCTTGGCTTTATGCAGGCTCCGAGTGTTCTGTCTAAAAAGCCTCAAGCTAGCAGTTCTCAAAAGAAAGGCATGTTACATTTATTCAAAATTAAGCACTTTGCTTTAGTGCTTATTATTGTTATCTTTCTACAAGCAGCGCATGCAACCTATTACAATTATGGTTATCTCTATTTACAAGAAATCCAGGCTCCAAAATATTTGATTGGACTCATTATCAATATTGCTGTACTTGCAGAAATTGCTTTCTTTTCCGTCGCAGACCGAAAGTTTAATCGTTTTTCCGTAGGCTCCTTGCTTGCAATGGCCTCTTTAGGGTCCACCATACGATGGGTACTAATATTTGCCGTTCCAAATGTGCTTGTTTTCTCTATCGCACAAATCCTGCATGCATTCTCATTTGCCATGGCCCATTATGCTTTTATGAAATACTTAATCAAAAACATACCTGCTTCGCAGGTTCCAGGAGCACAAGGGATGTATTCAGCACTGGCCATGAGTTGGAGTGCGGCCGTATTTACGATTTTCGGCGGCTATTTATACGAAATTGAACCAAGATTTGCCTTTCTTGGCATGATTGTTTGTACAATCCCTGCCATGCTGCTATCCCTTTATTATCGAAAATTAGAGCATTAA
- the yeiL gene encoding transcriptional regulator YeiL has translation MEIYKGEKKRRFLQENSIAHLFSFPVEELIEVHEYERDEWIIREGMRPDYLFYVIEGKAKIYVTHQNGKVSLINFINTDDYMGEMELLNEVYSTKGIRASTRMICFALPFSQYREKLLEDAKFLRELTKFLSVKATLMGEKYSQSLAYPLENRLADFILQTAYEGVYKEKHIIVCDYLGVTYRHLLHVLAQFCEKGYLQKEGRYYLIKQYQSLYELAGMLKNR, from the coding sequence ATGGAAATCTATAAAGGTGAAAAAAAGAGGCGCTTTTTGCAGGAAAATTCAATTGCTCATTTATTTTCTTTTCCCGTCGAAGAGTTAATAGAAGTGCATGAATATGAACGAGATGAATGGATTATTCGAGAAGGTATGAGACCGGATTATTTATTTTATGTCATTGAAGGAAAAGCCAAAATATATGTCACACACCAAAATGGGAAAGTTTCCTTAATTAATTTCATCAATACTGATGATTATATGGGAGAAATGGAATTATTAAATGAGGTGTATAGTACAAAGGGAATTCGAGCATCAACAAGGATGATTTGCTTTGCTCTCCCTTTTTCCCAGTACAGGGAAAAATTATTGGAGGATGCCAAATTTCTGAGAGAATTAACGAAGTTCCTCAGCGTAAAGGCGACTCTTATGGGGGAGAAGTATTCACAAAGCCTTGCTTACCCGCTTGAAAATCGATTGGCAGATTTCATTTTACAAACAGCTTATGAGGGCGTTTATAAGGAAAAGCATATAATTGTGTGTGACTATTTAGGAGTGACTTATCGGCATTTACTACATGTGCTCGCCCAATTTTGCGAGAAAGGATACTTGCAAAAGGAAGGTCGGTATTATCTCATAAAACAATACCAATCTTTATATGAACTTGCAGGAATGCTGAAGAATAGATAA
- a CDS encoding 3-ketoacyl-ACP reductase — MGRPLTNKIAFITGGARGIGKATAIALAKEGVHIGLLARTEETLKETAAEIERLGVKAAYAAADVSSEEQVNEAVEALTSQLGAADILINNAGIASFGKVLEMDPAEWKKIIDTNLLGTYYVTRAVLPQLIEKNGGDIINISSTSGLNGSATSSAYSASKFAVIGFTESLAQEVRRNNIRVSALTPSTVATDLALDLELMKENDDNKYIQAEDIAEYIVGQLKINPRMYVKTASFIATNPF; from the coding sequence ATGGGAAGACCATTAACGAATAAAATTGCCTTTATCACAGGCGGTGCAAGAGGAATTGGTAAGGCAACAGCGATTGCCTTAGCGAAAGAGGGAGTCCATATAGGCTTGCTCGCGCGTACAGAAGAGACCTTAAAGGAAACAGCTGCTGAGATTGAACGTCTTGGCGTAAAAGCAGCCTATGCTGCTGCAGATGTTTCATCTGAAGAACAGGTTAATGAGGCGGTCGAAGCATTGACCAGCCAATTAGGAGCAGCAGACATTCTTATCAACAACGCCGGGATTGCTTCATTTGGCAAGGTGCTGGAGATGGATCCTGCGGAATGGAAGAAAATCATTGATACCAATTTGCTTGGCACTTACTATGTGACAAGAGCGGTGCTCCCGCAATTAATTGAGAAAAATGGTGGGGATATCATTAACATATCCTCCACAAGCGGCTTAAACGGATCGGCTACCTCAAGTGCTTACAGCGCATCGAAGTTTGCCGTCATCGGTTTCACGGAATCTCTTGCTCAGGAGGTGCGCCGCAACAATATTCGTGTATCGGCTTTAACGCCAAGCACGGTTGCCACTGACCTTGCGCTTGATTTGGAATTAATGAAGGAAAACGATGATAATAAATACATTCAAGCAGAGGACATTGCAGAATACATCGTCGGACAGCTGAAAATTAACCCGCGCATGTATGTGAAAACGGCAAGCTTCATTGCAACAAATCCTTTTTAA
- a CDS encoding Gfo/Idh/MocA family protein, whose product MRENLNWAVLGTGVVANEMAASLKKAGKTFYAVGNRTHSKAIDFAEKHGIGKVYDDFHEMFHDENVDIIYITTPHNTHIEFMREALKNGKHLLVEKSITLNSDELDEAIRIADEKQVVLAEAMTIFHMPIYKKLKALIDSGAMGELRMIQMNFGSYKEYDMENRFFNKNLAGGALLDIGVYAISFARWFMSEKPNQVVSQVKYAPTGVDEQAGILMMNEKQEMVTIALTLHSKQPKRGMISCDKGYIELMEYPRGQKAVITYTETGEQEVIEEGRTEDALYYEMLDMEAAVKGNKEVTHLNLTKDVMDIMTEIRREWGLIYPEEEGK is encoded by the coding sequence ATGAGAGAAAACTTGAACTGGGCAGTATTAGGCACCGGGGTTGTTGCGAATGAAATGGCAGCATCCTTGAAAAAGGCGGGAAAGACCTTTTATGCGGTAGGTAACCGAACACATAGCAAGGCAATTGATTTTGCTGAAAAGCATGGCATCGGGAAGGTATATGATGATTTTCATGAGATGTTCCATGATGAAAATGTCGACATTATCTATATTACGACTCCGCATAACACGCATATTGAATTTATGAGAGAGGCGCTTAAAAACGGCAAGCATCTATTGGTCGAGAAATCGATTACGCTCAATAGTGACGAGCTTGATGAGGCGATTCGCATCGCGGATGAAAAACAAGTCGTCTTGGCTGAAGCGATGACCATCTTCCATATGCCAATCTATAAGAAGTTAAAGGCATTGATTGATTCTGGGGCAATGGGTGAGCTGCGCATGATCCAGATGAATTTCGGAAGCTATAAGGAGTATGATATGGAGAACCGCTTCTTTAACAAGAACCTGGCTGGCGGGGCCTTGCTTGACATTGGCGTTTATGCCATCTCATTCGCGCGTTGGTTCATGTCTGAGAAACCAAACCAGGTTGTGAGCCAAGTGAAGTATGCGCCAACTGGTGTCGATGAACAGGCAGGCATTCTCATGATGAATGAAAAGCAGGAAATGGTAACTATCGCTCTGACGCTTCATTCCAAGCAGCCTAAGCGCGGGATGATTTCCTGTGACAAAGGCTATATCGAACTCATGGAATATCCAAGAGGCCAAAAAGCGGTCATCACCTATACAGAAACAGGCGAGCAGGAAGTCATTGAAGAAGGACGAACAGAAGACGCCCTCTATTATGAAATGCTGGATATGGAAGCAGCCGTCAAGGGCAATAAAGAGGTGACCCATTTGAACCTTACGAAGGATGTCATGGATATCATGACCGAAATTCGGAGAGAGTGGGGTCTTATTTATCCAGAGGAAGAGGGAAAGTAG
- a CDS encoding PTS sugar transporter subunit IIA gives MFKGLFKKKQPNDQDSMLVPLKGKIVHLEAVPDPVFAEKMMGDGFAIDPADGTIVSPVDGEVITIFPTKHAISLKSKQGREILIHVGLETVQLNGEGFTPLVMDGQKIKKGQELLKVDFDAIKEKVPSILTPVIFTNLNENEKVVVEGQEIFIR, from the coding sequence ATGTTCAAAGGCCTGTTCAAAAAGAAGCAGCCAAATGATCAAGATTCTATGCTCGTGCCGTTAAAGGGGAAAATCGTCCATCTCGAAGCTGTCCCGGACCCTGTATTTGCCGAAAAGATGATGGGCGATGGATTTGCGATTGACCCAGCAGATGGAACCATTGTCTCTCCTGTTGATGGCGAGGTCATCACAATATTTCCGACCAAGCATGCAATCAGCTTAAAAAGCAAGCAAGGAAGAGAAATTTTGATTCATGTCGGGCTTGAGACTGTCCAATTGAACGGGGAAGGATTCACACCGCTTGTCATGGACGGGCAAAAAATCAAGAAGGGTCAAGAGCTGTTGAAGGTGGATTTTGATGCCATAAAAGAAAAGGTGCCTTCTATCTTGACTCCTGTCATATTTACGAATCTTAACGAGAATGAAAAAGTCGTTGTGGAAGGACAGGAGATTTTTATCCGATAA
- a CDS encoding LacI family DNA-binding transcriptional regulator — translation MLTIKEIAQRANVSRTTVSRVLNNSGYVSEKSRSAVLKVIEETGYVPSQHAQSLRTKKTKVIGVILPKISTETSSRLVKGIDEILSEAGYQILLANTNLAPEKEIENLRLLKSRHVDGIILSATNTEKELMEEIRELAIPFVAVGQNMPGFSHVVFDDYQAAKDAVQALIKRAHKEIAFIGVGESDPAVGVLRKKGYLDAMKENGLSVAASWVRTGIFDLESGRTCMKEIMESSEQRPTAVVAVTDRLAIGAMQYLKEIGLDIPGDLAVVGMGASELSKFITPSLSTIDFMIEEAGKEAAGIILIMIDKDVSNSIKREVEHRFLQRDSI, via the coding sequence ATGTTAACAATAAAGGAAATAGCTCAGAGGGCAAATGTTTCGAGGACGACGGTATCACGTGTCTTGAATAATTCAGGATATGTTAGCGAAAAGTCCAGAAGCGCGGTCTTGAAGGTTATCGAAGAGACCGGTTATGTCCCAAGCCAGCATGCTCAATCTTTGCGGACGAAGAAGACGAAGGTCATTGGGGTCATCCTGCCAAAGATCAGCACGGAAACCTCCAGCCGGCTTGTAAAGGGAATAGATGAGATATTGAGTGAAGCTGGTTATCAGATTCTTCTAGCGAATACGAATCTGGCTCCGGAAAAAGAGATTGAGAATCTGCGGCTGTTGAAGAGCCGTCATGTTGATGGAATTATTCTATCGGCAACGAATACAGAGAAGGAGCTCATGGAGGAGATTCGTGAGCTGGCTATCCCGTTTGTCGCGGTAGGGCAGAATATGCCAGGCTTTTCACATGTCGTATTTGATGATTACCAGGCAGCCAAGGATGCTGTCCAAGCACTTATCAAGAGGGCGCATAAGGAGATTGCCTTCATTGGAGTCGGCGAGTCAGACCCGGCCGTCGGAGTGCTGCGAAAGAAGGGGTACCTGGATGCAATGAAAGAGAATGGTTTGTCAGTTGCTGCCAGCTGGGTCAGAACGGGAATCTTTGACCTGGAGTCTGGGAGAACATGCATGAAAGAGATTATGGAATCATCTGAGCAGAGGCCGACCGCCGTTGTTGCTGTAACGGACAGATTAGCCATTGGTGCTATGCAGTATTTAAAGGAAATAGGATTGGACATACCTGGTGATTTGGCTGTTGTGGGTATGGGGGCTTCAGAATTGTCTAAGTTCATTACCCCTTCCTTATCAACGATTGACTTTATGATTGAAGAGGCGGGAAAAGAAGCGGCAGGCATCATATTGATAATGATAGATAAAGATGTAAGCAATTCCATAAAAAGGGAGGTTGAGCATAGATTTTTACAAAGAGACAGTATATAA
- a CDS encoding sucrose-specific PTS transporter subunit IIBC — MSENRRIAEEVIEAVGGRENISSVAHCATRLRIMVNDKELIDQKKVEDIQKVKGAFFNSGQYQIIFGTGTVNRVYEEVAGLGLATMNASDQKKEAAKSGTRFQRAIRTFGDVFVPIIPVLVATGLFMGLRGLLMQEQILGLFGLTPDDVSANLLLFTEVLTDTAFIFLPALIAWSTFRVFGGSPIIGLVLGLMLVSPSLPNAWSVAGGDVTPIEFFGFIPVVGYQASVLPAFIAGIIGAKLERWIRKRVPESLDLILTPFLTLLVMIILALLVIGPIFHIVENGILSVAKTVLSWPFGISGLIIGGLNQIIVITGVHHVFNMLEIQLLAEFQSNPYNAIVTCSTAAQGGAALAVAMKTKSAKLKALGFPSALSAFLGITEPALFGVNLRYGKPFIMGLIGGAVGGFLASLFQLEATGMSVTVIPGTLLYLNGQLLAYILVNVVAVAVAFALTWMFGYSDKMKNEIEQ; from the coding sequence ATGTCAGAGAATCGCAGAATAGCAGAGGAAGTGATTGAGGCCGTCGGAGGAAGGGAGAATATTTCTTCTGTGGCCCATTGTGCAACCAGGCTCCGCATCATGGTGAACGATAAGGAACTGATTGACCAGAAAAAGGTTGAAGACATTCAGAAGGTCAAGGGAGCGTTCTTTAACTCAGGCCAATACCAGATTATATTCGGTACTGGTACGGTCAACAGGGTATATGAAGAAGTTGCTGGCCTTGGCCTTGCTACGATGAATGCCTCTGACCAGAAGAAGGAAGCGGCCAAAAGCGGCACGCGTTTTCAAAGGGCTATCAGAACATTTGGGGATGTATTTGTTCCAATCATTCCGGTGCTTGTTGCCACGGGACTGTTCATGGGTCTCCGCGGTCTCCTGATGCAGGAGCAAATACTTGGACTGTTTGGATTGACGCCCGATGATGTATCTGCAAACCTCCTTCTTTTCACGGAAGTACTGACAGACACTGCCTTTATATTCTTGCCTGCACTCATAGCCTGGTCAACGTTCCGGGTGTTTGGCGGAAGTCCGATCATCGGTTTGGTGCTTGGACTGATGCTTGTTTCACCGTCCCTGCCGAATGCTTGGTCTGTTGCGGGCGGAGACGTGACCCCAATTGAATTCTTTGGCTTCATTCCGGTTGTCGGTTATCAAGCATCCGTGTTGCCAGCCTTCATTGCCGGAATCATTGGGGCAAAACTAGAGAGATGGATCAGAAAGCGCGTGCCAGAGTCACTAGATTTGATTTTGACGCCATTTTTGACGCTGCTTGTGATGATTATCTTAGCCTTGCTAGTGATTGGGCCAATTTTTCATATAGTTGAAAATGGAATCCTGTCTGTGGCAAAAACTGTTTTATCATGGCCATTTGGGATTAGCGGATTGATTATTGGGGGTTTAAATCAAATTATTGTCATCACAGGTGTACACCATGTCTTCAATATGCTTGAGATTCAGCTGCTCGCTGAATTCCAGAGTAATCCGTATAATGCGATTGTTACTTGTTCAACTGCCGCTCAGGGAGGCGCCGCATTAGCGGTTGCCATGAAGACGAAATCAGCGAAGCTGAAAGCGCTTGGTTTCCCGTCAGCCCTATCCGCATTCCTTGGGATCACGGAGCCGGCCTTATTTGGGGTCAATCTGAGATATGGCAAGCCTTTCATCATGGGTCTTATTGGCGGAGCTGTCGGGGGATTCCTGGCCTCGCTTTTCCAATTGGAGGCAACAGGTATGTCTGTCACGGTTATTCCAGGAACTCTGCTCTACTTAAACGGTCAGCTTCTAGCTTATATCCTTGTAAATGTGGTTGCGGTTGCGGTGGCATTTGCGCTCACCTGGATGTTTGGTTATTCCGATAAGATGAAGAATGAAATTGAACAATAA
- a CDS encoding sucrose-6-phosphate hydrolase — MSENDQLLRLWANEEVMKFREMVQQDPYRLHYHLMPPVGLLNDPNGLIQFRGVYHVFYQWNPFETAHGAKFWGHYTSKDLIHWREEPIALAPSEWYDRNGCYSGSAVEWEGKLHLFYTGNVKQPDGTRETYQCLAVSEDGVHFEKIGPILYLPEGYTAHFRDPKVWRQGDGWFMILGAQTLKEQGAAVLFYSKDLYEWEEVGRIAGSGLNGLGDFGYMWECPDLIRLNGKDILLVSPQGLDVAGHEYHNLFQSGYFSGAFDAQKLTFDHGPFTELDRGFDFYAPQTFVDESGRTILFGWMGITDEAEQHHPTISNHWVHALTMPRELRYVNGQIYQSPLQEMKMLRKGKVETRLSIDGAEELYPQIAGKSIELLIELVETRGGVFEINFRNSAKLIYDEARDEVSLIRENVKTGKLETRTSKVSSLSAIHVFLDHSSMEIFLDGGKEVFTARYFPNVEDESIVFAGHAVLDVKKWDLQGFEVKEQEAK, encoded by the coding sequence ATGTCAGAAAATGATCAGCTGCTGAGGCTTTGGGCAAATGAGGAAGTAATGAAATTTCGTGAAATGGTGCAGCAGGATCCTTATCGGCTGCACTACCATCTCATGCCGCCGGTCGGGCTATTAAACGACCCAAATGGATTGATTCAATTCAGGGGAGTCTATCATGTCTTTTATCAATGGAATCCATTTGAAACAGCCCATGGCGCGAAATTCTGGGGTCATTATACTTCAAAGGACTTGATTCATTGGAGGGAGGAGCCAATCGCTCTTGCCCCGAGTGAGTGGTATGACAGGAATGGCTGCTATTCTGGAAGTGCGGTTGAATGGGAGGGCAAATTGCATCTATTTTATACCGGGAATGTAAAGCAGCCAGATGGGACGCGGGAGACCTATCAATGTCTGGCCGTATCAGAGGATGGCGTACACTTTGAGAAGATCGGGCCTATTTTATACCTTCCGGAAGGCTATACAGCCCATTTTCGTGATCCGAAGGTATGGAGGCAAGGGGATGGATGGTTTATGATTTTGGGTGCCCAAACTCTCAAGGAACAAGGAGCTGCTGTCCTCTTTTATTCTAAGGATTTATATGAATGGGAAGAGGTGGGGCGGATAGCCGGAAGCGGTCTGAATGGATTAGGCGATTTCGGCTATATGTGGGAATGCCCCGATCTAATTCGCCTGAACGGAAAGGATATTCTGCTTGTTTCGCCGCAAGGGTTAGATGTGGCCGGTCATGAATACCATAATCTATTCCAATCCGGGTATTTCTCTGGAGCGTTTGATGCACAAAAATTAACCTTTGACCATGGGCCATTTACGGAGCTGGATCGCGGCTTTGACTTTTACGCCCCGCAAACCTTTGTTGATGAAAGTGGGCGAACTATCCTCTTTGGATGGATGGGAATCACGGATGAAGCCGAACAGCATCACCCGACAATCTCTAACCATTGGGTCCATGCCCTGACCATGCCAAGAGAGCTCAGATACGTGAATGGACAAATCTATCAAAGTCCTTTGCAAGAAATGAAGATGCTGCGAAAAGGAAAAGTAGAGACTAGGTTATCCATTGATGGAGCAGAGGAGTTATACCCTCAGATTGCCGGAAAATCAATCGAGCTCCTTATCGAGCTCGTGGAAACGAGAGGCGGGGTATTTGAGATCAACTTCCGAAACAGTGCAAAGCTTATCTATGATGAGGCTCGCGATGAGGTCAGCTTAATAAGAGAAAATGTTAAGACCGGGAAGCTGGAAACAAGAACTAGTAAGGTCTCGTCTCTTTCTGCGATTCATGTGTTCCTTGACCATTCTTCCATGGAAATCTTCCTGGATGGAGGCAAGGAGGTATTCACGGCACGATATTTTCCGAACGTTGAGGATGAGAGCATTGTTTTTGCCGGTCATGCGGTTTTGGACGTAAAGAAATGGGATCTGCAGGGGTTTGAGGTTAAAGAGCAAGAGGCTAAGTAG